From one Rhodopirellula islandica genomic stretch:
- a CDS encoding ABC transporter permease: MNLPDSGKNEEALAKLLEESRKIRGVSLWKDAWRRLRRNRPAMTSLVFLIGLGLVAFLTPMLPLQSPLDKDLNNRRFLPPSFESVTMGSREGLKFADRKLTSQLALFEANIAEESAAALATTHPAEQAKQLESIQDRIRVEHPFNQLWNQLGSISFKMVQLRVAIFGDYAVPSIFGTDKLGRDLLARVFWGARVSLVVGVVATLVSLVIGVSYGAIAGYFGGWVDAAMMRIVDMLYSIPFIFVVIYLVTFLGEESVKAWLESYGIDQIMIFYIIIGAIYWLTMSRVVRGQVLSLRQEQFIESARTIGASSMRIVFRHLVPNVLGIVIVYLTLTIPAVMLFEAFLSFLGLGVAPPDVSWGLLLNDGVEALSSVKLFWWVVIFPGAALAMTLFALNFLGDGLRDALDPKMKNR; this comes from the coding sequence ATGAACCTTCCCGATTCAGGCAAGAACGAAGAAGCGCTCGCGAAGTTGCTGGAGGAATCCCGCAAGATTCGCGGTGTCTCGCTTTGGAAAGATGCTTGGCGTCGATTGCGTCGCAACCGCCCTGCCATGACCTCGCTGGTCTTCTTGATCGGTTTGGGGTTGGTCGCGTTCCTGACGCCGATGCTGCCGCTGCAAAGCCCGCTCGACAAAGACCTCAACAACCGCCGCTTCCTCCCACCCTCGTTCGAATCGGTCACGATGGGATCGCGGGAAGGGTTGAAGTTCGCCGACAGAAAACTGACCAGCCAACTGGCACTCTTCGAAGCCAACATCGCCGAAGAATCTGCGGCGGCATTGGCAACCACCCACCCGGCCGAACAAGCCAAACAGCTTGAGTCGATCCAAGACCGAATTCGAGTCGAACATCCCTTCAACCAACTCTGGAATCAACTCGGCAGCATCTCCTTCAAGATGGTGCAGCTTCGCGTCGCGATCTTTGGTGACTACGCGGTGCCATCCATTTTTGGAACCGACAAACTCGGACGCGACCTGCTCGCTCGAGTTTTCTGGGGCGCTCGCGTTTCACTGGTCGTGGGTGTGGTGGCGACGTTGGTCAGTTTGGTGATCGGCGTCAGCTACGGCGCGATCGCAGGCTACTTCGGTGGCTGGGTGGACGCAGCGATGATGCGGATCGTCGACATGCTGTATTCGATCCCGTTCATTTTTGTGGTGATCTACCTGGTCACGTTCTTGGGCGAGGAGAGCGTGAAAGCGTGGCTGGAAAGCTACGGCATCGACCAAATCATGATCTTCTACATCATCATCGGTGCGATCTATTGGCTGACGATGTCACGCGTCGTTCGCGGCCAAGTGCTGTCCCTTCGTCAAGAACAGTTCATTGAGTCGGCTCGCACAATTGGTGCCTCGTCGATGCGAATCGTGTTTCGACACCTGGTGCCCAACGTGCTTGGCATCGTCATCGTTTACCTGACCTTGACCATCCCCGCCGTGATGCTGTTCGAAGCTTTCCTCTCGTTCCTGGGTTTGGGCGTTGCCCCGCCCGATGTGTCCTGGGGATTGTTGCTCAACGACGGCGTGGAAGCCCTTTCCAGCGTCAAACTTTTTTGGTGGGTGGTGATTTTCCCAGGCGCGGCTCTGGCCATGACCCTGTTCGCTTTGAACTTCTTAGGCGACGGTTTGCGTGACGCGTTGGATCCAAAGATGAAAAACCGATGA
- a CDS encoding ABC transporter ATP-binding protein yields MPATADAIDAPRGDDQPLLQVADLKVSFKTDEGQVQAVRGISFDVRAGETVGIVGESGSGKSVTNLAMMGLIPQPPGQIDSGTALFQGRDLLKMTDRELQSVRGRHVSMIFQDPMTALNPLMTIEQQMTEMTRLHLGLTKKEAAARAVDMLGMVGITSPEKRLRDYPHQFSGGMRQRVMIAMALSCEPELLIADEPTTALDVTIQAQIMDLLADLQERKGTAIVLITHDLGVVAGVADRVMVMYAGRIVEKANVNDLFASPQHPYTLGLLGSLPRFDTDRHEKLLAIPGGPPDMSEPIVGCAFSPRCSFVQPVCEREEPTLALKTEPAGGANLPVVQPHLAACHVEMPS; encoded by the coding sequence ATGCCCGCCACAGCGGACGCAATCGACGCCCCTCGCGGGGACGACCAACCACTCCTCCAGGTTGCCGATCTCAAGGTCAGCTTCAAAACAGATGAGGGGCAGGTCCAAGCCGTCCGCGGGATATCTTTTGATGTTCGAGCAGGGGAGACTGTCGGCATCGTGGGAGAGTCAGGCAGCGGAAAAAGCGTCACCAACTTGGCGATGATGGGACTGATCCCACAACCGCCGGGACAAATCGATTCCGGAACGGCGCTGTTTCAAGGTCGCGACCTCCTGAAGATGACCGATCGAGAACTGCAAAGCGTCCGCGGCCGGCATGTCTCGATGATCTTTCAAGATCCGATGACGGCGTTGAACCCACTGATGACCATCGAGCAGCAAATGACCGAGATGACTCGGTTGCACTTGGGACTCACAAAGAAAGAAGCTGCCGCACGCGCGGTGGACATGTTGGGAATGGTTGGGATCACGTCACCCGAAAAACGCCTCCGCGACTACCCGCACCAATTCAGTGGTGGGATGCGACAACGCGTGATGATCGCAATGGCGTTGTCCTGCGAACCGGAACTGCTGATTGCAGATGAGCCCACCACCGCACTGGACGTGACCATCCAAGCCCAGATCATGGATCTGCTCGCTGACCTGCAAGAACGCAAGGGCACAGCGATTGTCTTGATCACGCACGACCTGGGCGTGGTGGCCGGTGTCGCTGACCGCGTGATGGTGATGTACGCCGGACGCATTGTTGAAAAAGCCAACGTGAACGACCTCTTCGCGTCCCCCCAACACCCGTACACACTTGGCTTGCTCGGTTCGCTGCCACGGTTTGACACCGATCGCCACGAGAAACTGCTGGCGATTCCCGGTGGCCCGCCGGACATGTCCGAACCCATCGTCGGCTGCGCGTTCTCGCCGAGGTGCAGCTTCGTGCAACCGGTTTGCGAGCGTGAAGAACCCACGCTGGCGTTGAAAACAGAACCTGCCGGCGGTGCGAACCTGCCCGTCGTGCAACCTCACCTCGCGGCTTGCCATGTGGAGATGCCCTCATGA
- the def gene encoding peptide deformylase: MPLSIIHFPHPTLRHTSRPIMRVDAKLKSMAEEMLDLMYEFDGVGLAANQVDLPIRMFVANPTGKRDEGESWVILNPEIDRHKGNDTAQEGCLSVPGIYGQVKRPKTVRLRGFDLQGNEINQVLDGFMARVVQHEVDHLDGIMFFDRIGEEGLRDLEDQLEEFKTDYESKQGTGSIADAATLARQRAEWEAMYTGGTSSHD, encoded by the coding sequence ATGCCGTTGTCGATCATCCATTTTCCGCATCCGACACTCCGACACACCAGCCGCCCCATCATGCGGGTGGATGCCAAGCTGAAGTCGATGGCCGAAGAGATGCTCGACCTGATGTACGAGTTCGACGGCGTCGGCCTGGCGGCCAACCAAGTTGACTTGCCCATCCGCATGTTCGTCGCCAACCCCACGGGAAAACGCGACGAGGGCGAGTCCTGGGTGATCCTCAACCCCGAGATCGACCGCCACAAAGGCAACGACACCGCCCAAGAAGGCTGCCTCAGCGTGCCGGGCATTTACGGCCAAGTCAAACGCCCCAAAACCGTGCGGTTGCGTGGATTTGACCTTCAAGGCAACGAGATCAACCAAGTCCTCGATGGTTTCATGGCACGCGTGGTCCAACACGAAGTCGACCACCTCGACGGCATCATGTTCTTTGACCGCATCGGCGAAGAAGGCCTCCGCGACCTCGAAGACCAACTCGAAGAATTCAAAACCGATTACGAGTCCAAGCAGGGCACCGGGTCGATCGCCGATGCAGCAACACTGGCTCGGCAACGAGCCGAATGGGAAGCCATGTACACCGGCGGGACCTCCTCCCATGACTGA
- a CDS encoding ABC transporter ATP-binding protein, whose protein sequence is MSAVNAPHEATQGSGNATADPPLLQVRDLKVHFPFRRGSLFNPEQGLIRAVDGVSFDIAKGETLGLVGESGCGKSTTARAIINLVHPTSGDVLVDGKSIAGLSDKEMLPYRRRVQMVFQDPFASLNPRMTVGGIIGEPLTVHKLASGKDRQLEVLRLMELVGLNPRFLNRYPHEFSGGQRQRIGIARALAVQPDLILCDEPVSALDVSIQAQIINLMMDLQQRLGVAYLFIAHDLAVVRHIATRVGVMYLGRIAELGTAEELYADPKHPYTEALLSAVPVPDPVLAAERRRIVLQGEVPSPDKFYPGCSFADRCPIAVDRCRTDRPGLPDRSHAAACWERDDPPEV, encoded by the coding sequence ATGAGCGCAGTCAACGCCCCACACGAAGCCACCCAAGGATCAGGCAACGCCACCGCGGACCCACCGCTGCTGCAAGTCCGCGACCTGAAGGTTCACTTCCCCTTTCGACGTGGGTCCCTGTTCAATCCCGAGCAAGGCCTGATCCGCGCCGTCGATGGCGTGTCCTTTGACATTGCCAAAGGCGAAACACTGGGGTTGGTCGGGGAATCCGGCTGCGGAAAATCGACCACCGCTCGCGCGATCATCAACCTGGTTCACCCGACCTCAGGCGACGTCCTGGTTGACGGCAAATCGATTGCGGGACTGTCCGACAAAGAGATGCTGCCGTACCGACGCCGCGTGCAAATGGTTTTCCAAGATCCCTTTGCCAGCCTCAACCCTCGGATGACCGTCGGTGGCATCATCGGCGAACCGCTGACGGTTCACAAACTCGCCTCCGGAAAAGACCGCCAACTCGAAGTGCTGCGACTGATGGAATTGGTGGGCCTCAACCCTCGATTCCTGAATCGCTACCCCCACGAATTCAGTGGCGGCCAACGGCAACGCATCGGCATCGCTCGCGCCCTCGCGGTCCAACCGGACCTGATCCTCTGTGACGAACCCGTGTCCGCACTCGATGTTTCGATCCAAGCACAGATCATCAACCTGATGATGGACCTGCAGCAGCGACTCGGTGTGGCGTACCTGTTCATCGCTCACGACTTGGCCGTCGTCCGCCACATCGCGACTCGAGTCGGAGTGATGTACCTCGGCCGAATCGCGGAACTCGGCACAGCAGAAGAACTCTACGCCGACCCCAAACACCCCTACACCGAAGCCCTGCTGTCCGCCGTCCCAGTCCCCGACCCAGTCCTCGCGGCCGAACGACGGCGAATCGTGCTGCAAGGCGAAGTCCCCTCGCCGGACAAGTTCTACCCCGGTTGCTCGTTCGCCGACCGCTGCCCGATCGCCGTGGACCGCTGCCGAACCGATCGGCCCGGACTGCCAGACCGATCGCACGCCGCGGCTTGTTGGGAGCGTGATGATCCGCCGGAAGTTTGA
- a CDS encoding methionyl-tRNA formyltransferase — protein sequence MTDSLRYALMGTGPFAVPSFEAICQQLDSTGDEIARVFVRPLPPIKSRGGPPPQPVREWAESHNLPVDAPASINDPETVASLVAMDADLLVVCDYGQILKPDALQAARLGGINLHGSLLPAYRGAAPVQRALLSGDRETGVSVIHMTPRLDGGPIVSSRTTPIRDDETSGELETRLSAIGVDATLEAIGLLRTIESLETHGPLGQPQDPTKISKAPRLSKAEAQIDWSATARQIDCLVRGMQPWPVAFTHATVNENKPPLRVAIREVRTETFAADPANVGRVMEHDGLAIGCGDGQVIVERLQPAGKKEMSGLDFKRGHRLTAGQPLIAQP from the coding sequence ATGACTGATTCCCTGCGTTATGCGCTGATGGGGACCGGCCCCTTTGCGGTGCCATCCTTTGAGGCAATCTGCCAACAACTGGATTCCACCGGCGACGAAATCGCCCGCGTATTCGTGCGGCCGCTGCCGCCCATCAAAAGCCGCGGTGGCCCGCCACCGCAACCGGTCCGGGAATGGGCGGAATCACACAACCTTCCCGTCGATGCTCCCGCCAGCATCAACGATCCCGAAACCGTGGCCAGCCTGGTCGCCATGGACGCGGATCTGCTCGTCGTTTGCGACTACGGCCAAATCCTGAAACCCGATGCACTGCAAGCCGCACGCCTGGGCGGCATCAACTTGCATGGCTCGCTGCTGCCCGCCTACCGAGGCGCCGCGCCGGTTCAACGAGCCCTCTTGTCTGGCGATCGCGAAACCGGCGTGTCGGTGATCCACATGACCCCGCGACTCGATGGCGGACCAATCGTATCCTCTCGCACCACACCCATTCGCGACGACGAGACATCCGGTGAACTGGAAACTCGCCTGTCAGCCATTGGTGTCGATGCCACGCTGGAAGCCATCGGCCTGTTGCGAACAATCGAGTCCCTCGAAACTCACGGCCCCCTTGGCCAACCGCAGGACCCCACCAAGATTTCCAAGGCACCGCGATTGTCCAAGGCCGAAGCCCAGATCGACTGGTCCGCGACGGCCCGCCAAATCGATTGCCTGGTGCGAGGCATGCAGCCGTGGCCGGTGGCCTTCACCCATGCGACCGTGAACGAAAACAAACCACCGCTCCGCGTCGCGATTCGCGAAGTCCGCACGGAAACGTTCGCCGCTGACCCCGCCAACGTGGGCCGGGTGATGGAGCACGATGGGCTGGCCATCGGATGCGGCGACGGCCAAGTCATCGTCGAGCGACTTCAACCGGCCGGCAAAAAAGAAATGTCCGGCCTGGACTTCAAACGCGGCCACCGCCTGACAGCCGGCCAACCGCTGATCGCACAACCGTAG
- a CDS encoding peptide ABC transporter substrate-binding protein, with translation MPLELRRAFLVVAAIVVMVSLIWASRFDAMPPADFSFQNGTDPKTLDPHRATGQPESRILFNIFTGLLEELPEGDPDPETGVQPMTPQAGIASSYEVSPDNMTYTFHLRDDATWSDGVPITSADFVWSWTRMLHPETACEYNFQLFGVQHAEAYATGEVQPGDKVEVELWDRPGESIDGDPAPQTFPRGTIVHGTLKALDKPPQPNVPEDASKEEKSKATADWQSEWLYTVDLAKRDGDEILWDEVTETVTYTKNLQTPLAKDNTQRAHAVLVAFDQLGGVEAPDPFTLIVHLRDPLPYFPYLTAYYPLFPVPRHCIEEHGKPMWTRPENIVTCGPYKVGLRKLRDRVRLVKDERWYDADTVGIETIDALSIESQNTALNMYETGELDWVTDPPVTLIEELKQRDDYHGAPYLSVYYYELNTKRPPLDDVRVRKALSMAINREQIVREVTKAGQQPAFALVPPGIAGYTHVKGNRGSLEEAKQLLVEAGYPGGRGFPKFTILYNTSESHRAIAEVIQQQWQNNLNVKADLQNMEWGSFLDKRQQQKYDISRAAWNGDYPDPNTFLDLFLSKSPQNNTAWNNPRYDELVAAAASESDKVKRMELLAEAETIWADELPAIPIYYYVGLNIIKPHVKGLFPTPQDTHPFQTIRLEPKP, from the coding sequence ATGCCTTTGGAACTTCGTCGAGCGTTTTTGGTTGTGGCTGCCATCGTGGTGATGGTGTCCCTGATCTGGGCGTCTCGATTTGATGCGATGCCGCCGGCTGACTTCAGCTTTCAAAACGGCACCGACCCCAAAACGCTTGATCCACACCGAGCGACCGGCCAACCCGAAAGCCGGATTCTGTTCAACATCTTCACCGGTTTGCTGGAAGAGTTGCCCGAGGGCGACCCCGATCCAGAAACCGGCGTCCAACCCATGACTCCTCAGGCGGGCATCGCTTCGTCTTACGAAGTCTCGCCGGACAACATGACCTACACGTTCCACTTGCGGGACGATGCCACCTGGAGCGACGGGGTCCCGATCACATCGGCTGACTTTGTCTGGTCGTGGACACGGATGCTGCATCCGGAAACCGCCTGCGAATACAACTTCCAACTGTTCGGCGTCCAGCACGCCGAAGCCTACGCGACCGGCGAAGTCCAACCCGGCGACAAGGTCGAAGTCGAACTGTGGGACCGCCCGGGTGAATCGATCGACGGCGATCCAGCCCCCCAAACCTTCCCCCGTGGGACCATCGTTCACGGCACCCTGAAGGCGCTCGACAAACCGCCCCAGCCCAACGTTCCGGAAGACGCCTCCAAAGAAGAAAAGTCCAAGGCCACTGCCGATTGGCAATCCGAATGGCTGTACACCGTTGATCTGGCGAAACGAGACGGCGATGAAATCCTCTGGGACGAGGTCACCGAAACGGTCACCTACACCAAAAACCTGCAGACGCCCTTGGCGAAGGACAACACCCAGCGAGCCCATGCCGTCCTGGTCGCCTTCGATCAACTCGGTGGCGTCGAAGCTCCCGACCCATTCACGCTGATCGTCCATCTTCGCGACCCCCTCCCGTACTTCCCGTACCTGACCGCGTACTACCCTCTGTTCCCAGTCCCTCGCCACTGCATTGAAGAGCATGGCAAACCGATGTGGACGCGGCCCGAGAACATCGTCACCTGCGGCCCTTATAAAGTCGGCCTTCGAAAACTGCGCGACCGAGTCCGCTTGGTCAAAGACGAGCGATGGTACGACGCCGACACCGTGGGGATTGAAACGATCGATGCCCTTTCCATCGAGAGCCAAAACACAGCGCTCAACATGTACGAGACCGGCGAACTGGACTGGGTCACCGACCCGCCCGTCACCCTGATCGAAGAACTCAAGCAACGCGACGATTACCACGGCGCGCCGTACTTGTCGGTGTACTACTACGAACTCAACACCAAACGCCCGCCACTGGATGACGTGCGAGTCCGCAAAGCGCTTTCGATGGCGATCAATCGCGAACAGATCGTGCGTGAAGTCACCAAGGCTGGCCAACAGCCTGCCTTTGCCTTGGTACCGCCTGGGATTGCCGGTTACACGCACGTCAAAGGCAATCGAGGATCGCTCGAAGAAGCCAAGCAACTGCTGGTCGAAGCAGGTTACCCCGGCGGACGCGGCTTCCCCAAGTTCACGATTCTGTACAACACCAGCGAAAGCCACCGGGCGATCGCGGAAGTCATCCAACAGCAATGGCAAAACAACCTGAACGTCAAAGCTGACCTGCAGAACATGGAATGGGGCAGTTTCCTCGACAAACGCCAGCAACAGAAGTACGACATTTCGCGAGCCGCCTGGAACGGCGACTACCCCGATCCCAACACGTTCTTGGACCTGTTCCTCAGCAAGAGCCCGCAGAACAACACCGCTTGGAACAACCCACGCTACGACGAACTGGTGGCCGCCGCGGCGTCCGAATCCGACAAAGTCAAACGCATGGAACTGTTGGCGGAAGCCGAAACGATCTGGGCCGATGAGTTGCCTGCGATTCCAATCTATTACTACGTCGGACTGAACATCATCAAACCCCACGTCAAGGGTTTGTTCCCGACACCACAAGACACGCACCCGTTTCAAACGATTCGATTGGAACCCAAGCCATGA
- a CDS encoding zinc-dependent peptidase, with protein sequence MLVTPELDQANRRWAVGISVAFALLVVGVAFVRPWALAALPLAWALHWWFRRRTVRRLKVMASPFPDVWEAALQTHVVYYRMLDEDQREGFRNRMKVFLDEVAITGIRTDVDETTRALVGASAVIPIMGLDDFEYSGLGEVLIYPGSFGADYQTEGDSDKNTLGMIGVNHLSGVMILSKPSLLAGFSNPGDKRNVGIHEFAHLVDKADGEVDGIPASASSEVTEPWVKWVGEELQSEGTRSGIDDYAYTNEAEYFAVLSEYFFEKPAQLQAKNPKLYAMLRKMYHQDPKRLFRGRRKRRGKVHRNDPCPCGSGDKFKHCCRRKTMQGLPRPRGTQKE encoded by the coding sequence ATGCTTGTCACTCCTGAATTGGATCAAGCCAACCGTCGCTGGGCGGTTGGCATCTCGGTCGCCTTCGCCCTGCTGGTCGTTGGCGTCGCGTTCGTTCGCCCCTGGGCTCTCGCTGCGTTGCCGTTGGCGTGGGCCCTGCATTGGTGGTTCCGCCGGCGAACGGTGCGTCGATTGAAAGTCATGGCCTCGCCCTTCCCGGACGTTTGGGAAGCCGCGCTGCAAACGCATGTCGTGTACTACCGCATGCTCGACGAGGATCAACGCGAGGGTTTCCGCAATCGCATGAAGGTCTTTTTGGACGAGGTCGCCATCACGGGAATCCGCACCGACGTCGATGAAACGACGCGAGCCCTGGTGGGTGCCAGCGCGGTGATCCCGATCATGGGGCTGGACGACTTCGAGTACTCGGGATTGGGCGAAGTGCTGATCTACCCCGGGTCCTTTGGTGCGGATTATCAGACCGAAGGTGACAGCGACAAAAACACGTTGGGGATGATCGGCGTGAATCACCTGAGCGGGGTGATGATTTTGTCCAAGCCTTCTTTGCTGGCTGGATTCTCAAACCCGGGTGACAAACGCAACGTTGGCATTCACGAGTTCGCTCACTTGGTCGACAAAGCGGACGGCGAAGTCGATGGGATTCCCGCGTCGGCTTCGTCGGAAGTCACCGAGCCGTGGGTGAAGTGGGTGGGGGAAGAGTTGCAATCCGAGGGAACGCGTTCAGGGATCGACGATTACGCGTACACCAACGAGGCGGAGTACTTCGCTGTGCTGTCAGAGTACTTCTTTGAGAAACCAGCCCAGTTGCAAGCCAAGAACCCAAAGCTCTACGCGATGCTTCGCAAAATGTACCACCAGGATCCCAAGCGTCTGTTTCGCGGTCGTCGCAAACGTCGCGGGAAAGTCCACCGCAACGACCCGTGCCCTTGCGGCAGCGGAGACAAGTTCAAGCACTGCTGCCGCCGCAAGACCATGCAAGGCTTGCCACGCCCTCGGGGCACTCAAAAAGAGTAG
- a CDS encoding amino acid aminotransferase, which translates to MHRFDSISVAAPDAILGLTEAFKADERETKMNLSVGVYQDASGTTPVLRCVKEAEKRLIETESTKGYLSIDGLPDYREAARQLIFADQIAPERVAAVQTPGGTGALRVAAEFLATQCGPLRIFLPTPTWANHNAIMAAAGLPVETYSYLGSDKKTLDFDALIEDLKNKTKAGDAVLLHACCHNPTGVDPTPEQWEQIASVVAEKNLTPLLDFAYQGFGTGLNEDAAGVRTVLRHVDEAIVCSSFSKNFGLYSERVGTACLVSGSADTTKAALSQLKRVVRANYSNPPRHGGAIVATVLADQGLTQMWHEELAEMRTRIASLRKQFVDGMAATGVDQDFSFLLNQKGMFSFSGLSPMQVDQLRSEHGVYLVGSGRINVAGMNESRMEWLCNAVASVLR; encoded by the coding sequence GTGCACCGATTCGATTCCATTTCTGTTGCTGCTCCCGACGCCATTTTGGGACTGACTGAAGCGTTCAAAGCCGATGAACGCGAAACCAAAATGAATCTTTCCGTGGGCGTGTACCAAGACGCTTCGGGCACCACGCCCGTGCTTCGCTGCGTGAAAGAGGCCGAAAAACGGCTCATTGAAACCGAATCGACCAAGGGCTACCTCTCCATCGATGGCCTGCCGGATTACCGCGAAGCCGCCCGTCAATTGATTTTCGCCGATCAAATCGCCCCCGAACGCGTGGCTGCCGTGCAGACACCGGGCGGCACGGGTGCCCTCCGCGTGGCGGCGGAATTCCTGGCCACTCAGTGCGGACCGTTGCGGATTTTCTTGCCGACGCCAACCTGGGCCAACCACAACGCGATCATGGCCGCTGCCGGCTTGCCCGTGGAAACCTATTCTTACCTGGGTTCGGACAAAAAGACGCTGGACTTCGACGCCTTGATCGAAGACCTGAAGAACAAAACCAAGGCCGGCGACGCGGTCCTGCTGCACGCTTGTTGCCACAACCCAACCGGAGTCGACCCGACACCGGAACAATGGGAACAAATCGCCAGCGTCGTCGCGGAAAAGAACCTGACCCCGCTGCTGGACTTCGCCTACCAAGGCTTCGGCACTGGCCTGAACGAAGACGCGGCGGGCGTTCGCACCGTGCTGCGGCATGTCGACGAAGCCATCGTGTGCTCGTCATTCAGCAAGAACTTTGGCCTGTACAGCGAACGTGTCGGAACCGCTTGCCTGGTGTCCGGGTCCGCTGACACGACCAAGGCAGCTCTCAGCCAACTCAAGCGAGTCGTCCGAGCCAACTACAGCAACCCACCCCGCCACGGCGGTGCGATCGTGGCCACCGTGTTGGCCGACCAAGGGCTGACTCAGATGTGGCACGAAGAGCTCGCCGAGATGCGAACCCGAATCGCTTCGCTGCGAAAACAATTTGTCGATGGCATGGCCGCGACGGGAGTCGACCAAGACTTCTCGTTCTTGCTGAATCAGAAAGGCATGTTCTCATTCAGCGGTTTGTCACCGATGCAAGTCGACCAATTGCGTAGCGAACATGGCGTCTATTTGGTCGGCAGTGGCAGAATCAACGTCGCTGGCATGAATGAATCGCGGATGGAATGGTTGTGCAACGCAGTGGCGTCTGTCTTGCGATAG
- a CDS encoding ABC transporter permease yields the protein MKDLLGFLVRRLGWMAITLWAVYTVSFVLMRAAPGSPFSAERAMPPAIEQQMRARYNLDAPPLQQYWDYMWGILSRGDLSWSIKLEDYSVNQVIAEGFPVSASLAIFALVFAIILGVSAGVISAVYRGTVADVAMMATAVLGIAIPNFVLASIAILLFVFLIPLFPAAGWGTLRQVTLPAICLGLPVAAYIARLTRAGMLESLTREHVRTAFAKGLPKRTVIIKHVLPGALLPVVSYLGPATAGVLTGSLVLEKIFALPGMGSHFIYAATQRDTTLATGMVLTYTVLLFVMNTIVDLAYAVIDPRVELE from the coding sequence ATGAAAGACTTGCTCGGATTCCTGGTCCGACGCCTCGGCTGGATGGCCATCACACTGTGGGCGGTTTACACCGTTTCGTTTGTGCTGATGCGTGCGGCCCCCGGCAGCCCCTTCAGTGCCGAGCGCGCGATGCCTCCCGCGATCGAGCAACAGATGCGTGCCCGGTACAACCTGGATGCACCGCCACTGCAGCAGTACTGGGACTACATGTGGGGCATCCTCAGCCGCGGCGACCTCAGTTGGTCGATCAAGCTGGAGGATTACAGCGTCAACCAAGTCATCGCGGAAGGCTTCCCCGTCTCCGCCTCGCTGGCCATCTTCGCCTTGGTTTTCGCGATCATCCTGGGTGTTTCCGCCGGAGTCATCTCGGCCGTTTATCGCGGCACCGTCGCCGACGTGGCGATGATGGCAACCGCGGTGCTCGGCATCGCCATTCCCAACTTTGTGTTGGCATCGATCGCGATTTTGCTGTTCGTGTTCTTGATCCCTCTGTTCCCGGCCGCAGGCTGGGGAACCCTTCGACAAGTCACCCTGCCGGCGATTTGTCTGGGACTGCCCGTTGCCGCCTACATCGCCCGCCTGACCCGAGCCGGGATGCTGGAATCGCTCACCCGCGAACATGTTCGCACCGCGTTCGCCAAAGGACTGCCCAAACGCACCGTGATCATCAAACACGTGCTTCCCGGCGCGTTGCTTCCCGTGGTCAGCTACCTCGGTCCAGCCACGGCGGGCGTCCTGACCGGATCGCTGGTGCTGGAAAAAATCTTTGCCTTGCCCGGGATGGGCAGCCACTTCATCTATGCCGCGACTCAGCGTGACACGACGCTGGCGACCGGCATGGTGCTGACCTACACCGTGCTGCTGTTTGTGATGAACACCATCGTTGACTTGGCCTACGCTGTCATTGACCCGCGAGTCGAACTGGAATGA